The following nucleotide sequence is from Trifolium pratense cultivar HEN17-A07 linkage group LG2, ARS_RC_1.1, whole genome shotgun sequence.
tatatactaattagttatttattaagttagtattttttatcttttactatTGATATAGTGTGCCTAAAAACCCaggaaaataaagaagaaaatttGTATATTCATTCTATATTTCAAAGTATAAGTATGCgctcttatttatattataaaatttgagGAAagtatgactattttttttttttttttttaacttatttaacctttaattcaaatgagttcttttttttttttttaattcaaattagTTGAGTTCAATTCTTCTGTCTCGATTATTTTTCTTTGGTAGAAATTGTATCGATTATTTAATatgcatataatatattttttttaatacttcaATTTTTTGTAGTAAGAAGAGAAATCAATACTTTAAGATTGTTAAGGCATCCTCACATTATACAAGTATATGAGGTGGTAGAAACCACAACACATATATATGTTATTATGGAGTATTTGGAATCCGGAGATCTTTTTGATTATATAATAGTAAAAGGTATGTTGCAAGAAGATGAAGCGCGCAAGTTTTTTCAACAGGTATACATTCTACGGATTTAGATTCTCTTCAGTCGACTGCACCATAAAGTCGGCTGTAGAAGACCCGAATTCAAAAACTTATGCTCGTTTAAGCTAACTTGTGTTTTGAAATCAGATAATTTCTGGTGTGGAGTATTGTCACAACAATATGGTGGCTCATAGAGACTTAAGgcctgaaaatatatttttggactCAAAATTTAATATCAAGATTGCTGATTTTAGCTTGAGCAAAACTATGCAATATGGTCAATTACTTAAGACAAGTTGTGGAAGTGCTACCTATGCAGCCCCCGAGGTTTgcaatattttttgtattgtaatttaaaataatagcCAACATTATATATTTGTAGAGATGAATTTAAGATGAAATCTCTTAAACAATTTCATTTGAAATTCATCTCTAATATGTcaaaaacttaattaatataatttcggATGAAATTTAATTCgtccactacaagaaaaatacTATTTATTGGCGGCCTAAAGCCTTAAATTAGTCAGCGTTAAGACTTCTTGGCGGTCTTGATCAGCCAATAAAAAGTCTGTCAATAACACTTAGTGGCGGCCAAAAGTCTCCGATAAATATTTGTGGCAGATGGATCACTTCTTGATGGCCTAAAGCTTCCAATAAATGCATGGGGTGGATTTATAATagtgttattatatatatatatatatatatatatatatatatatatatatatatatatatatatatatatatatatatatatatatatatatatatatatataattgagaatcaataattttttcctTGATTCATATTAGTTTATTTTGTCAAATTGTTCATTTTTCTCAGGTTATCTCTGGAAAATTATATGCTGGATCTAAAGTTGATGTTTGGAGTTGTGGTGTAATTTTATATGCTTTTCTATGTGGTAGACTTCCTTTTGATGAAGAAAACATTCCAAAGCTATACATAAATATAAaggtatatttttaattaattttattattctcTTCTGATTTTTATTGGATTGATAATTTCCTCCTCTAATGTCAAAATAAGAGTATATTCCGattctttttattataagaGACAGTTCACATATctatatttatcaaataatatatttagtctataatTAGTCACTGAATCTTAAAAGATGAAATGTCTACCACGATTCGATCCCcacaatatattaaattttagagAATGATCACTCTTTATccaatataatattatattagaaTTTTGGATTTTACCTAATTCAGTCtttaaaaaaagtcttttatttaatttttttaggaaaaatatgaataaaatttatgtaacaactaaatattaaaaattgttagTATTCTTTGGAGAGATAACAACATATTTAACCGATCCTACACATATTTCTTATAGGGTGGCGTATACAATATTCCTAGTTATTTATCACCTGGTGCTAGAGATTTAATATCAAGGCTTCTTGAGGTGGATCCTATGAAGAGAATTACTATACTTGAGATACACCAACACCCTTGGTTCAAAATTTCTCTGCCACATTATTTGGCTTTGCCACCACCACCAGAGAAAGTTCAACAATCCAAAAAGGTTTGGTTTTTACTGTTGGtaattttggttgatttttggttcatgttaatttttgttttaatattttatcttCTACTCCCTCCATCCATTTGTATAAAAATTCTTGACAAAAATACggatattaagaaaaattggtaCGTAGACTGATAAGTTTGtttgaaatataagtaaaaaaccacttttttttgtacaaaaaaggGTCGAAGACCTAACAAGAAACTAAGAAAAAAAGTCCTTTGAAATAGTTACTCCTTTGAAAAAAGTCTAACAATTTGCTGAAACCATTGTAAGCTGAGGCTAAATTTTTTTTCACGTTTTGTTAGATTTTTCAATTTCTACTTCTTTTTTCCTCAattgctaaatttttttttgtcttgattcTATAATAACTTCTTTTTATCTATTGAACTATGATTACAGGAGGAGTTATGGCTTGACAATCCAGGTCGCAAAAATGTGTTATTTTATCTACTATCGAAACTAAGTTGGTTACTACCGCGAAAGCTtgtaaatattttcttttgatgtttGGATGAAGAATTTTATACATCAACTTGGTTTTGCTCAAAAAAGGTATTGTTTAcattttcattacatattatttgAGTGTTATTCATCTTAGCAAGAATttcgcttataaaaaaaaaaatcttagcaACAATTTCACTTTCTATGTTATATATAAGTATATTAATGTATGATTGTATGGTCGcatttgatttgtgattttcaGGATACTAATTCTCTAGAGGTTAAAAAGGTTCCGAAAGGTGACGATGATTCAGAAATGATGACAAAGACTGCATGAGGAAAAATTTGAAGATTGTTATTCAGTTTGGTTAAATTTGCAACCACTTGAGTTAGAGAAGAACTTTGGTGGGCCTATAATCGtgaaaaaaattctttaagATCTTTCAACATGCTTTAGAAATTTAAGGGACATTAGAGCATATTGAGGAGCGTAAAGAGAATTTTTCGTCTCTATCACTACTTCAGAAATTACTTTCTGTCCAAGACTATGTTTATAAGCAAAAACTTACTTTGTAGACATAATGTGGGGTTGGTTATGTTTGTAAtgacatataaattaaaaataacattacagGGTTACATAATACATGCGAGATAGATTTTTTGTTGTCACTTTTGACAAAAATTTCACATTGTTTTATATAAAGACCGTCCGATCAAAATCATATGGTTGAGATCCTTTTCAGTAATTTTATAATTGCATTAATCTGAACCATCAGATTTATATTTAATGGTTGTGATTTCAAACTGTGTGGAAACTTCCTGCAGCAAATCAACATCCTAACACATGAAtcatgaaagaaagaaagaaaaaaaaaactcaaaacttTGATGATAGTAAccagaaaataaaaactacaaaTTTTCCATGAATAATTTCAAGATCCTAGTTGCCAATTATATTGTGCTTAGTGATTTGGTCTAATGAATGCATAAGTTTATAAAGTAATTGCTGATGTAATATATAGTCCAAAATAAGacgtttgaaaaaaaataaaattattcacAAGTGTCA
It contains:
- the LOC123905696 gene encoding SNF1-related protein kinase catalytic subunit alpha KIN10-like — encoded protein: MDGSTSIDCGSVDKCLSNYNLGKTLCFWTFGRVKFAEHVLSGDKVSIYIINRRWTLDKTMEEKVRREINTLRLLRHPHIIQVYEVVETTTHIYVIMEYLESGDLFDYIIVKGMLQEDEARKFFQQIISGVEYCHNNMVAHRDLRPENIFLDSKFNIKIADFSLSKTMQYGQLLKTSCGSATYAAPEVISGKLYAGSKVDVWSCGVILYAFLCGRLPFDEENIPKLYINIKGGVYNIPSYLSPGARDLISRLLEVDPMKRITILEIHQHPWFKISLPHYLALPPPPEKVQQSKKEELWLDNPGRKNVLFYLLSKLSWLLPRKLVNIFF